The sequence CACCAAGTGTAAAAAGTCGAGTAAaccttttaaaatatttcttgATAATGATAACTCTAAATTTTAGACCTATTGAACAAACCAGATTTAACCTTCATCTCTCCTCTTTAAGGTTGCGATGGTGGGTTCCCATACCTTATTGGGAAGTATGTGCAGGATTTCGGCGTTGTGGATGAGTCATGCTTTCCATATGTTGCAAAGGACTCTCCGTGTGGCGTTCCTCAAAACTGTGGCCGCATGTACACCGCAGAATACAACTACGTCGGTGGATTTTATGGGGGATGCAGTGAGATGGCAATGATGTTGGAACTGGTGAAGAATGGCCCCATGGGGGTAGCCTTTGAGGTAAACCAGATGCTCACAGTTTCCTAACTGCTAttccaaaacatacagtatgtgttcactAAACAATTGGGGGTTTGATCTGTCAATGCAGTTAAGTTCTGGTAAAGTGTTCAGAAATGGCTTATTTTAGCCCAAATTCAGCCACCATGTCTTGCAGAAGTCCAGTTAAACTAGAAGCCACTTTAtccaatttcaaaataaatcctCTTCACAAGTTGAGATTTTAGGAAAGATTTCATCTGCTAGAGATCTTGTTTTCCAAAAGCATCTTAAAGGTGGTGTgggatcacggaaggcttgtatcatgtgggcgcaccgacagtgttgttgtcattacttagaattcctcatgggttTGAcaaaaactatgcactatagctttaaacatAAATCTAAGACTCAATAGTagggctgtcaaacgattaacattttttagttgattaatcgCATAGTAATGGTGAGTTAACTCACGATTAATCgcatttttaaaattctatttcaAATCCACTCCAATTGAAGTTAAATGAGATTATCAAATGTAATGACACATTGTCATTCATACCAAATGTACTTAATAAGTAAAAACTAGACCAATTGATCTCAAGGGTGTTTTATTACTGGCTGTCACTTACTGCATTTGTAAAGAAGTTGCGACATTTAACAAGTGCACCGTCAAATGCACTGTTTTGTAGAGACACTGTGACTGAGCGTTGAATAGGACTACTATGAGCCGTGCACGGCAGGTGTTCGAATGGTAGCTGTTTCGAAGCTGCAATCATATTTCTAGCACTGTCTGTGTTCAGCGTGCTCACTTTCTCTTCAATGTTCCACTGACCCGCCACATCCATAAAATGACATACGTCAGCCATATGCCTCTCATCAGTTCTCattacagtcaatgcatgtgaATGCAGCTTCCACTCCTGATCGATGTAATGAGCTGTTACTCCAAGATAGCTATGATTACCTAGCGATGTCCAGTAGTCACCAGTAAGCGCGACAGAAGCTGTGTTGTCCAAATTCGTAGCTAGTTTTGCCTTCTCTGTGTCATACCACTCGTGTATCCTGGACTTGACTGTGGCCCTGGATGGCAACTCGTACGTGAGGTCACCGGAGGCAATCCGGATAATATCACGGAGACCTTCGTCTTCCACTATATAAACTGGTCTGCATGCTGTGGCTATCCATTTAGCTATAGCTTGGGTCAGTTTACTGGAGGTCGACGTATCCATCGATCTGCTTCTAAAACGGCTGTCAAGGGTAGTTAGTCGTACGTTACCAGAAGCAGAGCTTACGCTGGGATCCGTGTGCTTGGCTTGCAAGTGATACCTCAGACTGGATGTACTTCGGTGATAACTAAACTCAGCTCGACAAATGCTACATATAACTTTCGTTTTGTCAAGTGTAGGCTACTATCTGgcaaagttttgaaaataaacttcCCATCCATTATCCCTTCTTTCTCCATAATTAAACTCCTGTGCTGATTCTTTTCAATCTGGCTGCACACCCTTCTGTGAGACTACCACTTGGCGGCACAGCTACTGTTCATCAGTGTCGCGCGCCCTGTGCAAACACCTCAATACGGGTCCTTCAAGGGGTCAAAGACAACGTGCGTTAATTGCGACATTTTTTCTTAATCAAATTAATATGTGATTGCGTTAACTCGTTATTATCGCGctaattttgacagccctactCAATAGATATTCAGGCTACAAGAAGACCTATGTAAGGCTTTCACATGTTCAAATAGGGTTTTTGAATTAATACCAAAGAAAGAACCATTTTAATTTTCATGCCTTCTACAATTAGTGAATTTCAACCACTTGTAGGCTTAAGGGTTTTAAAGCTTAAAGTTTTATGTCAAAAGTGTATTCATTTATCCGATGTTAGTGGACGTGGTCTTTGCTGGAAGGAAGGTGGCCCATCTCTGCTATAAAAACACTGAGGGAAACCCTGCATGATATCATTTGGCGGCTTCTCTTTTGTATTGCAAAACCTTAACTAAGCTTTTTGTGCATATTGCAAATGGAGCCGTTTTGTCACTCTAATTTAATTCACCAGATATAGTATTATGCCACCAACTCTTGACATAAGCTATTTGCTAATTACCTGGAAGTACAGGTTTGACTTTTCCTGTTCCTCAACCTCAAACCCCAAAATGTTACCAGACAGAAAGTGTTTCTcgtgaatgaagtgtgttttgtaATTTATCCTTTACAACACAGTACAGCCTCCTGATTCATATGTATATCTTGGATTTggtacaaaatgtaaaataaatcatcCCTCTCCTTCCCAAGGTCTACCCTGACTTCATGCACTATAAGGAGGGCATCTACTACCACACCGGCCTGGAAGACCCCTTCAATCCCTTCGAGCTGACCAACCATGCCGTGCTGTTAGTGGGGTATGGCCGCTGCCACATGACCGGACAGAAGTACTGGATTGTCAAGAACAGCTGGAGCACCAGCTGGGGCGAGGACGGCTACTTCCGAATTCGCAGGGGCAGTGACGAGTGTGCCATTGAGAGCATTGCAGTTGCAGCGAACCCCATTCCCAAACTGTAGAAGCTGTAAACTCAGGATGAAAGGAATGAGGGGTTTTAACAGCCAGGCACGGTTGATGTAGTAAATATAGGCAACTTTAGTCTTCCATAAGTGAAAAgcataaataatttttattttttggtttgtttctaAAAGTATTGACACATACCACTTAAAGCAGATTTTTAATTTGAGGGAAAGCGTTACTCTGCTCTTATGATGCCATGATTACCTACCAcgtttttgttcaaaatgtttCCTGATTAAAACAATCACTGATTAGCTGCGTATAAACCATTTTAAATCAAGCTGCAACTGCCGACATAAACTTGGAATCAAAATGCATTTGTACACACATGCGGACGagtcagtgtttgtgtttgcttgtCAGGTGCAGGACCTTGATTCTTTGTCTCAGGGAAGCAACAGTGGATAATTGTAATATCTTCTGTCCTTGCACCAATTTGAAACTGACTGCCATGTTTCTCTGTGGGGAAATTTGTCTGCATTCCCTGCGGAGCATTTTAAAGGGAATTCTTCATCTATCCATTAAGGGATGTTACTGATTGTAGTGCCTTTTATTCTGATTTGCACTGTTTTTCTTAAATTGGACAGattaaaagcatttttaaatgtctgttttctttgtgtgtgtgctagaCAATGAAACACAATTTGAACTCAATCTTcctggaatgtttttttttctttggttggGGCGGTTTGGTTTTGCATAAACAAAAATGCATGACAAGGTTACAACAGGAGAGTGAAGCCATACACTCTATGGGCAAAACAATAGCTTGCTGTATAAGGGGATGAAGGAATGATGAAACAAAACTGTTGATATACTGGCACAAGCTCCTTAAGTGGGTAAATCTTAGATACATTTTCTGGCTTACAGTGATCatgaaagtaactaagtacatgtacTTGAGTTCTGTAGTGAAACAATTGTACTGAAGTATTTACATGTCATGCTACTgttttacttaacccttgtcttcccgtcaatcatgaaaagaacaaaacactatcacttttttgacatttcttgtcacttttttaatgtgggtgcttttttgatggttttttttcaaaggtttttgatttttctaatgttgacatttttgaaggcccatttttttttgtgattaaaaatactgaaaactggtcaaatttgacccaaggacaacatgagtggATAATTCTTCCGCTGCTGACTTAATATTAAAAGTGTTTATCCTCTCCGCTTGGATGTTAAATGCGTCGTGTCACTCCCAGGGAGCTCGCCTGCGTGAGTCACAAGGTCCAGGCGTCTGTGCTATACTTCCCTCTGTGGGCCAGGGCGTACctcacctcccctttctctcatTCCCAACTCTCTTCAGTTCTCTCCGCGCTGTCCTGTGCTCTGCTTTCCCCTTTCATCTCCCGGCCCTTTCCATTACGGTGGATTCATGATCAGCTCTCGCCCTCCTCGGTCGCCATGCAGAACAACCACAATAAGGAGCATCTTTATAAGATTCTTGTGATAGGGGACCTCGGGGTCGGCAAGACCAGCATCATCAAGCGGTATGTCCATCACAACTTCAGCCCCAACTACCGAGCTACCATTGGGGTGGACTTCGCACTCAAAGTCCTCAACTGGGACCAGGAAACGGTGCGCCTACAGCTGTGGGACATTGCAGGTACAACACACAGTCCAGCCTTTAGGCTCACATGAATTAAGGCATGTTTGCAGGAGGGGAAATAAATATGGGCTGGTATGGAAAAGTTTGAAATTCCCAGGTGGTTTCTGTGATATACTTTCCTTTGACTCAAACTTTACACATGTTCTGAAGTGAGCCACTGCCAATAAGGATAACTGCCTATACAGTATCTTTGAAACAATTAGAATGTATGGATTTCTAAAGATGTAGCCAATGTGATAGGACACACTGGTCACAAATAGATGAATAATAGTTTATTGGTTAATATTCTttagaaaatagtttttttctgttggcaATTTGGTAGACAAATAAATGCACCTGGTCTATTAACAACTGTCTTATAAGTAGAATTGGCTGTAGGCTCCTTTTGGAAATTCATTAGTGTTAGTGCCAAGCTATTGTTAGTCCTGGAGGAGATTGTGCTtgttattatgttgtttttctttttcaaacgtCACATGATGTAATGAATCTGCTTCACAATCAGTGTGGTGGTTATAAAAAAACGACTTTTTCCATTTTAGGTTAGATACAAAACTttccaaataacaaaaaataaagactgATCTGAGGTCGGCTGCTCAAATGGAAAATATAGTTGTTTCAAGTCAAATGTGGAGCATTATGTATTTTTGATATACAGATAGTTTAGGTCAGTGATTAATGAGCATGAGAGCCCTTCATCACAGTTGTTATCAAACCATTTTGGTAGCAGGGTGACATTAAGGGTTAAAATTCCTCATGTGTACCAGCTGACCTGTTGGCATTACTCACTTCAAATCACTTGGCAATGCATATCTGCAATTACATGTTTCTCATTATTTACAATCACAAGGAACACACACTCAATCCATAGAAGTCATGAATCAGAGAAACTTTCTCTGAAACCAAAATCACATATTGAACATGAATTCTGTTGATGTTAAATCAACAAAATATTTGTGACCTTTCATAAACCAAGTGTAGTTAAATCTGCTTCATTATGTTGGGCAAAGTAATGGCATCTAAGTTGTCTTTATGattttaaaaggcaaaaaatgtattcattcattcattcatacatagcTGCATGTATTCAATATATAAGAGTAATTATGTCGTGACCCCACTAGCCACTCACCTCTTCTCTGCAATATGCTGAACTGCGTGACATTCCTTGGATACTCTGTAGTctttgtaatttgttttattttcattttgtactATGCTGTATGCATTTATTGGGGTTCATATGACTCGTCCACTCAGACCTGGAGAGTGGAGAAGTCCATTGGATATTAACATAGAGAATATGTTCTGTAAAAAAGGAGAAACTAGTATTTTAAATAATGTCTTTAACATAATACAGTATTTAAAGGCCTTGATTGCCTTTGGCAAACACAGTAATAATAGAGGCGTTTGAGTGGGATGCTGTTAACAAACCTGAAGGCTACAGCAGTCTCATCTCACATGAGTGTCGGCTGAGGTTTAGAAGAATCCTCTGACCTGCTGCTCTCTCCCCTCCTGTGCGCCCTCTCCAGTAAGCGCAAGCAGTCATGTGTCTTAAACTCATGTGAGGGAGATTTGAGGCCCGGGCCCTTGTATACAGAAAGCTTTTATTGTGAACTATAGATGAGTGTCTCCCTCAGATAAAACTGCTATAggtctgtactgtatgtgctctGACAGTATAAGCCTTAAGGTGGAAAAGCCTGAATTGTTAATCTTAGTTCTGCGTAGCCTGTTCATTATCCATTTAGTTTGGCTCATAGGGACATTTCaagattatgtaaaaaaaaaaacactggttaCAAGGCAAATACGTGGATTAAAtctgccttttaaaaataatgaatttgcATCTGGTATTTTACTTCAGCCAGCACTGCAGTGGGCTTGTTTGGGGGTATAATAATAGAAGTTTTCTCATGCCAAATATGTAATAAATCACTTGCCGTTTCTGTGCATTTCCCAAGACAAATTCTAACTTCAACCGTTCTATTTTTGACTGCCATTTTTTTCCATGGCCAGGGCTGATAGGGTGACATGGCTAGCTGCACGGGCAAATACCGTAAAGATGTGAGTGAGGCTGGTTTAGGGCTTATTAGAGGGGCTTTCCTACTGTTTAGCCTTTGGAAATCACACAGATATACATATGTTGAGCTGTAAAGGTTTGTGGCACAAGGAGAACTCCAGATGTGTGCTTCTGCTCTACTTCTAAATGAAGCCATTGACACTCCTTACCCTGAATACCTACTTTTTAAATCAGCTTCTTCCTAAAAGcactaccctggaaatccagagttcttgcgagagcacaatttgaatttgctcattGAGTTACTCTGAcattgagtaatgctgctcatcaactatacccttgtagcccAGCTGCACCANNNNNNNNNNTGTATCTGACATAGGCGGGtggaggcgagctaaacagataacgacagtttaatctaccggTTAGCTCCGcaggtagctaagcgtatggagCTCTGGATATgtctccctgtgtgttgttgtgtttggtcgtagtgttatccaatttcgtgcagtgagattttaaaatgcactttgCACTGCTTTTGGAAACACtcctcgagatgggcgactttcattactcaatgccagacccttaatctttcggattttGGAACTGTTATTCATAACAAGGTTTTCTGAACATAAATTATTGCctatttagtcattcatatttaatgttataGAGACACACTTAAGTTTGAaaccatttttttgtatttttaattggtCCTTGCCCATAAAACCTGTTTGATTTGGCTTACACAGAAAGCTGGAAACCTCATTTTTCACTTGGTATATGGTAATACTACCATGATACATATTGATATAATACAAGGTTCTGCCCTTCTGATATGTCTTTGATTGAGACCTCATCCCAGCAGTTGTGCAAAGCCGACGCTCCAATGCACACTGTTCTTAGGAGGATCAGTTGAATTTTTGCCCGCAAACTGAACTGTTAGACTGGTACTGATGGTGCTCTGGCAGACGTCATGGATGGGAAAAAATTGTGTGGATACAACATTCCTACGGAGCTTATCAAATTAATTTTACCTCAGTTTTACagttcacatacacacagacacacagacagggaTTCTTTTGGCCAaggccactgtgtgtgtgcgtgtgttcgtatgtgtgtatgtgtgtgtgtttgagagagtggGCGAGGTATGTTGGGAATACTTGCATGCACCACATGTAATAGTGTAATAAAATCCTCTGTGTGGGTTTGCTGCTGAGGTGGTCCAGCATCACCTTTTCAGTGCCAGCATGTAGCTGATCTCCCTATAAATGGGTACAAATTAAAAACACGAATTTCTCTGTGTGTATCTACGTCCTTGTCCATCTGTGTCTTTTAGGTCAGGAGAGGTTTGGCAACATGACCCGTGTGTACTACCGCGAGGCAGTAGGTGCCTTCATTGTGTTTGACGTCACAAGGCCCGCCTCCTTTGAGGCCGTCACCAAATGGAAAGAGGACTTGGATTCCAAACTGTCACTTGCCAATGGGAAACATGTAGCCACTGTGCTTTTGGCTAATAAGTGTGACCAGGGCCAGGACGTACTGACCAATAATGGAATAAAGATGGAGCAGTTCTGCCAGGACAACGGCTTTGTGGGATGGTTTGAGACGTCTGCTAAGGTTAGAAagattgcacacacacacacacacacacacacacacacacacacacaNNNNNNNNNNacacacacacacacacacacacacacacacacacacacagtaacatttCAACAGGAGCTCTGAGGGTCAAGGCTTGTCCTTCCTGTTCAAATGTACTTGAGAAGTGTCTGACTCCTGACCAGCTGGACTGCATCAGACCCAGCATCTGATTATCCTGTGGAGATGccacaacagagacacagaaatcCTTTTAAAAGTGCTGAGTTTAACAGACTCTCTACTGTCTACACAGTATTTGCTCACAGCAGACATAATTTTGTAATTTCAGGTCAGCTGCGCTTGCATCAGCTTCTCTATCATCCAGACTGGATGTGCAGGAATGTCCACTATTTTCTACTGACCGACACAAATTAaatgaatagtttgacattttttggaaaTAGGCTCATTCGCTTCCTTGTCAAGAGAGTTAGCTAAGAatattgataccactctcatgtctgtttcTAAAATATGTAGCAGGAGCCAGGAGACATTAACTttgcttagcataaagactggaaacatggAGAAACAGCTAACCTTTACGGCTTTATCTAAAGGTAAAATCACTATAATTGCCTAAATGTACCTTCAATTGGTATGTGATGCAGACACAGTAATGTAATGAAACAACAGGAGCTTTATTTTTTGGAGATTTGGAGATTTCACTACACTATATGTGATCatgaatttatttatgtatgcatgttGCCAGTTTAATTCTTAACCACATGTAACCTAAACCTAAATGATaaaatatgaaagacaaaaaagaaacatttaaacttgaataaacaaaaatacagtataattCAAGATTTATTGATGCAGacagaaatgaaaaacatgGTGAGTAAATCCTGAGTGTGAGATGAGCTCAGGATTCACCCACCTATACACAACTCACTGAGACACCCACACAAGCCCTGATAGCAGCTAATGTGGATCAGGAATCTCACAGCTGGATGGTGAGAGAGGAAAATAGACTGGGATGTGCGCACAcacgtgcacgcacgcacacacacacacacacagacaaaccgTTATCCATACAGTACAAATAATCGCAGGGAAACTTGCTctctattgttttgtttgttatttagcTCTTTAGCTATTGGTGGTGCACGGCTGCAACAAACTGATAATAGAAAGTATTAGAAAGAGTGCCTTCACTAAGGCAGCACAtactttttaatgaattttgtttgattttattaGATGCAGATCCTTGAAAAATGAATAACATTTTGAGTAATTAATCACAACATTTAATTTGGGTTTGAATATGTATATTCCTATTATGTGAGAGTCTGTATAGTTTTGTGTCTAAAGCCTTTTTGCTATTTTGAGTCTGACCGTTATTACAGAGACATACATTTTATTGTCTGCAAGAGCATGTAAGGCACCAATATTCAGTTTGAGAATAATCTCTAATATTTTAcatgtaaacatacaaaaatagtTAGAAATATTAAACTATTTTTggttatttcttttctttctgtatttcttacACTCCAATGCTACTGCTCAAATCATCAATTCAGAGATTCCACacaatttactttatttatttcactcatcacaatgtgtgtgtgtgtaaaggaggGATGaggttgttttattatttgtcaCTGCCTCAACATGCAGAGACCACTGGCAGCAGCTGGGAAGACATTTATGCAAAACTCCCTTTTCAGTTTGTGTTCACATCATGGCTGCTGGCTGGTGTGTCATCAATCCACTCAGTTTAGTAACGGCCCATTTGGTTCACTCACCTGCtctcacgtttttttttttgccacactTGTTTTATTCCCTTTCATAAAAATGTTTGGATTAATCAATTTCTCttgcctcctcctctcttctcttctccacCTTTCTATCTGTTCTATTTTTTCcacctgttttttcttctcttttcaggaaaacatcAACATCGATGAAGCAGCTAACTGTTTGGTTAAACACATCATTGCCAGTGAGAATGACATGCTCCAATCAGAAGTCCCAGACACCATCACCCCCCAGTTAGAGAAGGACAAAGGCGGGACATGCTCCTCCTGCTTTAGATCCCAGTAATAGTCCCTGACAGTTGGATCATCTTTTGTATCTCATTACACACAAAGTCAAGTTTGTCTGTGAgcaggagacagagggagaactactttggctgtttttttaGGAACCATGTATAGATGCCAACAATTTTCCTGTCCGGTAGCTTGGGTGGGGTGAGTGGATGACAGACAGGCAGCTGGCTCAAGAaatggagacagaaagagagaacgagagatggctgcagctgtgtgtgcTTGTCAAAGACAAGGTCACCCTCTGGGTGACTTCAAGCCTTGACACTGCCACTTCAGTTACCATGGAGACACAGTTAATGAACACATGGACAGAAAGATTGCAGCAAATCTTTCTGTCCCTGAGTTTATTTCTGTATAAAGGTCCATGGAGGGGATCTCTATTTAATAACCACATTAggtgtttcttttttccctccttctTTTGCCCACTTTTTCTTTGGtctctgcttgtttctttctcctcactcaatttatttttagtttttcacaTGCCATTCTGGGCTAATAAGCAGACAAAAAAGCACATTTATGTATAGTTTTCTTCTAGATAACCAAAGCAATTCAATCTCAGTCCTGATAACACTACAGCTACATTATTAGCTATATGGTTTCTTTAAATctggtttcatttattttactttgtcaTTGTCTTTTCTTGACTTCCGTCATGGACATCTGGCGGCTGCAATAATGTTTATCAGTTCATATTGATGTAATTAAAGTGACTTTTCTaacacaaattattttattcaatGTCTTCAATAGAAATATtcactatatatttatatttacatatagtGCACTTAAAGGTATGGCCTTACTTTTCATCACTGAGGTGGAATTGGACTAATTTCCAtggcaacatattcaaaagactATGACAATATTGTTTCCATTTTAATTCAATGGttttatatattacatttataTTCCACTGTTcaatatttgtaatatttgtaaTTATGGGAtaaatgcatatatatatataacatgtacatattatatacaatataatgAGACAGATTATAGAACCAAAGATGTATCCAGTTCTCAACATGTTCATATGAATAAACCATAGCTTTACTGACTTATGTCTGGATTTGATTTTACGCTAAAATCTTCACACCCAGGTGTTTTCCATCACTCTGGCTGTTTAGACCAACAATGGTACGGGTGTAAACTGTCCTGCCCTCACAGGTGCAACAAATTAACAGGACAGGTCTAATCAGGCAGCAGTGAAAACACCTGGGTAAGT comes from Etheostoma spectabile isolate EspeVRDwgs_2016 chromosome 3, UIUC_Espe_1.0, whole genome shotgun sequence and encodes:
- the rab38a gene encoding ras-related protein Rab-38; translation: MQNNHNKEHLYKILVIGDLGVGKTSIIKRYVHHNFSPNYRATIGVDFALKVLNWDQETVRLQLWDIAGQERFGNMTRVYYREAVGAFIVFDVTRPASFEAVTKWKEDLDSKLSLANGKHVATVLLANKCDQGQDVLTNNGIKMEQFCQDNGFVGWFETSAKENINIDEAANCLVKHIIASENDMLQSEVPDTITPQLEKDKGGTCSSCFRSQ